A single region of the Xiphias gladius isolate SHS-SW01 ecotype Sanya breed wild chromosome 17, ASM1685928v1, whole genome shotgun sequence genome encodes:
- the snrnp35 gene encoding U11/U12 small nuclear ribonucleoprotein 35 kDa protein — protein MVDWSPIAKVYDPLKAGSIDGTDVEPHDRAVWRAMGARYKPNKGVIGDALLTLFVARLNPQTTEEKLYQVFSKYGDIQQLRLVRDIITGFSKRYAFIEYKEERSVVRARRDANKLVVDQHEVFVDFEQERTLKGWVPRRLGGGLGGKKESGQLRFGGRDRPFRKPINLGVGLVQERGGGGGREWDRHGARDREDRDRHREAEWGSRGRRDDRDRGRERDDRRHGDRSRHRDRR, from the coding sequence ATGGTGGACTGGAGTCCGATAGCGAAGGTTTACGACCCGCTAAAAGCCGGCAGCATCGACGGCACGGACGTGGAGCCCCATGACCGGGCGGTATGGAGGGCTATGGGTGCCCGCTACAAGCCCAACAAGGGTGTCATCGGGGACGCGCTGCTCACGCTGTTTGTGGCCCGGCTGAACCCCCAGACAACCGAGGAAAAACTGTATCAAGTGTTCTCCAAGTACGGAGACATCCAGCAGCTCCGGCTGGTCCGGGACATCATCACTGGCTTCTCCAAAAGATATGCCTTCATTGAATACAAGGAGGAGCGGTCTGTTGTCCGGGCCCGCCGGGACGCCAACAAACTGGTGGTGGACCAGCACGAAGTGTTTGTGGATTTTGAACAGGAGAGGACTCTCAAAGGATGGGTCCCCCGGCGGCTCGGCGGCGGACTGGGAGGTAAGAAGGAGTCCGGGCAGCTGCGGTTCGGCGGCAGGGACAGGCCTTTCCGTAAACCCATAAACCTCGGGGTCGGCCTGGTGCAGGAACGGGGAGGAGGTGGCGGGAGGGAGTGGGACAGACATGgggcgagagacagagaggaccGGGACCGACACAGAGAGGCTGAGTGgggcagcagagggaggagagacgaccgggacagaggcagagagagggatgacCGAAGACACGGGGACAGGAGCAGACACCGGGACAGGAGATGA
- the bud13 gene encoding BUD13 homolog isoform X3 has protein sequence MMAAFAGSSKGPELSKAEYLKRYLSADDDAQKSKGKLKKKRRKVPEKGLKIVDDDIDWKQMVKEETEIEEDEEEAPVIAEVIDDRPDEVKQLEVFRTSNRWKVIGADEDKDTSRSYHDSPELSSKRRGHDSPVKKTGHDSPDTPPPRRGRHDSPDTSPPRRGRHDSPDTSPPRRGRHDSPYRSPPRKGRHDSPDFSPPRQHPGKSGKVQSKDSSPTRRKPSSSLSSKKRSPDPHRSPLAKRAQNRHDSDSDQSPPRKKPLKGEASDSDQSPPRRHSKTRRGSDSDQSPPRRRLQRGKDSDDDLSPPGRPGQSQGHRMLSGGKAGLVSVDILRKEQEENRRRERNNQPLEDQSRNAQTIFRDKSGKRRDLESEREEQKRKAGEKAAKDEKYAQWGKGLTQGQMHKQKLEDALHEAQKPLARHYDDEDLDRMLREQEREGDPMAAMLRRKKDRTKTQEKPRYKGPAPPPNRFNILPGYRWDGVDRSNGFEQKRYTRIADKKAGQEAAYKWSVEDM, from the exons ATGATGGCCGCTTTCGCTGGCAGCAGTAAAGGACCAGAGCTATCCAAAGCTGAGTACCTAAAACGTTATTTATCCGCTGACGACGATGCCCAGAAATCAAAGGGGAAGCTTAAAAAGAAACGGCGTAAGGTTCCTGAGAAAGG ACTTAAAATAGTAGACGATGACATAGACTGGAAACAGATGGTCAAAGAGGAGACGGAGATTGAAGAGGACGAAGAGGAAGCTCCAGTG ATTGCTGAGGTGATTGATGATCGACCAGATGAGGTGAAACAGCTGGAAGTTTTCAGAACCAGCAACAGATGGAAAGTGATTGGAG CTGATGAAGATAAAGACACAAGCAGGAGTTACCATGACTCGCCAGAGCTGTCATCAAAGAGAAGGGGACACGATTCCCCTGTCAAAAAGACCGGACATGACTCTCCAGACACGCCCCCTCCCAGGAGAG GTCGCCACGACTCTCCAGACACGTCCCCTCCCAGGAGAGGTCGCCACGACTCTCCAGACACGTCCCCTCCCAGGAGAGGTCGCCATGATTCTCCTTACAGATCCCCTCCAAGAAAAGGTCGCCATGACTCACCAGACTTTTCACCTCCGCGGCAACATCCAGGGAAATCAGGGAAGGTGCAAAGTAAAG ATTCATCCCCCACCAGAAGAAAGCCCAGCTCATCCTTGTCAAGTAAAAAACGTTCACCTGATCCTCATCGGTCACCACTTGCAAAGAGGGCTCAGAACAGGCATGATTCAGACTCTGACCAGTCACCTCCACGAAAAAAGCCACTAAAGGGCGAAGCCTCAGACTCTGACCAGTCTCCTCCAAGGAGGCACTCAAAAACAAGACGAGGGTCTgattctgaccagtctccacCCAGGAGGCGGCTGCAGAGGGGAAAAGACTCAGATGACGATCTGTCACCACCTGGTAGACCTGGCCAGTCACAG ggcCACAGGATGCTTTCTGGTGGGAAGGCAGGTCTGGTTTCTGTAGATATTTTAaggaaagagcaggaggagaaccGACGCAGAGAAAGAAATAACCAGCCACTAGAAG ATCAATCCCGCAATGCCCAGAccatcttcagagacaagagcGGTAAAAGGAGGGATTTAGAATcggagagagaagaacagaagaggaaagctggagaaaaagcagcaaaagatGAGAAATATGCTCAGTGGGGGAAAGG GTTGACCCAGGGCCAGATGCATAAGCAGAAACTTGAAGATGCACTGCATGAAGCCCAGAAGCCACTGGCACGTCACTACGATGATGAGGATCTTGACCGTATGTTGAGAGAgcaggaaagggagggagatCCGATGGCTGCGATGCTCAGACGGAAAAAAGATCGCACGAAGACACAAG agaAGCCTCGGTACAAAGGCCCAGCACCACCTCCAAACCGGTTCAATATTCTACCAGGCTATCGCTGGGATGGAGTTGACAG GTCAAACGGTTTTGAACAGAAACGCTACACGCGGATAGCAGACAAAAAAGCTGGCCAGGAGGCAGCTTATAAATGGAGTGTGGAGGACATGTAA
- the bud13 gene encoding BUD13 homolog isoform X2: MMAAFAGSSKGPELSKAEYLKRYLSADDDAQKSKGKLKKKRRKVPEKGLKIVDDDIDWKQMVKEETEIEEDEEEAPVIAEVIDDRPDEVKQLEVFRTSNRWKVIGADEDKDTSRSYHDSPELSSKRRGHDSPVKKTGHDSPDTPPPRRGRHDSPDTSPPRRGRHDSPDTSPPRRGRHDSPYRSPPRKGRHDSPDFSPPRQHPGKSGKVQSKDSSPTRRKPSSSLSSKKRSPDPHRSPLAKRAQNRHDSDSDQSPPRKKPLKGEASDSDQSPPRRHSKTRRGSDSDQSPPRRRLQRGKDSDDDLSPPGRPGQSQGHRMLSGGKAGLVSVDILRKEQEENRRRERNNQPLEDQSRNAQTIFRDKSGKRRDLESEREEQKRKAGEKAAKDEKYAQWGKGLTQGQMHKQKLEDALHEAQKPLARHYDDEDLDRMLREQEREGDPMAAMLRRKKDRTKTQEKPRYKGPAPPPNRFNILPGYRWDGVDRSNGFEQKRYTRIADKKAGQEAAYKWSVEDM, translated from the exons ATGATGGCCGCTTTCGCTGGCAGCAGTAAAGGACCAGAGCTATCCAAAGCTGAGTACCTAAAACGTTATTTATCCGCTGACGACGATGCCCAGAAATCAAAGGGGAAGCTTAAAAAGAAACGGCGTAAGGTTCCTGAGAAAGG ACTTAAAATAGTAGACGATGACATAGACTGGAAACAGATGGTCAAAGAGGAGACGGAGATTGAAGAGGACGAAGAGGAAGCTCCAGTG ATTGCTGAGGTGATTGATGATCGACCAGATGAGGTGAAACAGCTGGAAGTTTTCAGAACCAGCAACAGATGGAAAGTGATTGGAG CTGATGAAGATAAAGACACAAGCAGGAGTTACCATGACTCGCCAGAGCTGTCATCAAAGAGAAGGGGACACGATTCCCCTGTCAAAAAGACCGGACATGACTCTCCAGACACGCCCCCTCCCAG GAGAGGTCGCCACGACTCTCCAGACACGTCCCCTCCCAGGAGAGGTCGCCACGACTCTCCAGACACGTCCCCTCCCAGGAGAGGTCGCCATGATTCTCCTTACAGATCCCCTCCAAGAAAAGGTCGCCATGACTCACCAGACTTTTCACCTCCGCGGCAACATCCAGGGAAATCAGGGAAGGTGCAAAGTAAAG ATTCATCCCCCACCAGAAGAAAGCCCAGCTCATCCTTGTCAAGTAAAAAACGTTCACCTGATCCTCATCGGTCACCACTTGCAAAGAGGGCTCAGAACAGGCATGATTCAGACTCTGACCAGTCACCTCCACGAAAAAAGCCACTAAAGGGCGAAGCCTCAGACTCTGACCAGTCTCCTCCAAGGAGGCACTCAAAAACAAGACGAGGGTCTgattctgaccagtctccacCCAGGAGGCGGCTGCAGAGGGGAAAAGACTCAGATGACGATCTGTCACCACCTGGTAGACCTGGCCAGTCACAG ggcCACAGGATGCTTTCTGGTGGGAAGGCAGGTCTGGTTTCTGTAGATATTTTAaggaaagagcaggaggagaaccGACGCAGAGAAAGAAATAACCAGCCACTAGAAG ATCAATCCCGCAATGCCCAGAccatcttcagagacaagagcGGTAAAAGGAGGGATTTAGAATcggagagagaagaacagaagaggaaagctggagaaaaagcagcaaaagatGAGAAATATGCTCAGTGGGGGAAAGG GTTGACCCAGGGCCAGATGCATAAGCAGAAACTTGAAGATGCACTGCATGAAGCCCAGAAGCCACTGGCACGTCACTACGATGATGAGGATCTTGACCGTATGTTGAGAGAgcaggaaagggagggagatCCGATGGCTGCGATGCTCAGACGGAAAAAAGATCGCACGAAGACACAAG agaAGCCTCGGTACAAAGGCCCAGCACCACCTCCAAACCGGTTCAATATTCTACCAGGCTATCGCTGGGATGGAGTTGACAG GTCAAACGGTTTTGAACAGAAACGCTACACGCGGATAGCAGACAAAAAAGCTGGCCAGGAGGCAGCTTATAAATGGAGTGTGGAGGACATGTAA
- the bud13 gene encoding BUD13 homolog isoform X1, with the protein MMAAFAGSSKGPELSKAEYLKRYLSADDDAQKSKGKLKKKRRKVPEKGLKIVDDDIDWKQMVKEETEIEEDEEEAPVIAEVIDDRPDEVKQLEVFRTSNRWKVIGADEDKDTSRSYHDSPELSSKRRGHDSPVKKTGHDSPDTPPPRRGRHDSPDTSPPRRGRHDSPDTSPPRRGRHDSPDTSPPRRGRHDSPYRSPPRKGRHDSPDFSPPRQHPGKSGKVQSKDSSPTRRKPSSSLSSKKRSPDPHRSPLAKRAQNRHDSDSDQSPPRKKPLKGEASDSDQSPPRRHSKTRRGSDSDQSPPRRRLQRGKDSDDDLSPPGRPGQSQGHRMLSGGKAGLVSVDILRKEQEENRRRERNNQPLEDQSRNAQTIFRDKSGKRRDLESEREEQKRKAGEKAAKDEKYAQWGKGLTQGQMHKQKLEDALHEAQKPLARHYDDEDLDRMLREQEREGDPMAAMLRRKKDRTKTQEKPRYKGPAPPPNRFNILPGYRWDGVDRSNGFEQKRYTRIADKKAGQEAAYKWSVEDM; encoded by the exons ATGATGGCCGCTTTCGCTGGCAGCAGTAAAGGACCAGAGCTATCCAAAGCTGAGTACCTAAAACGTTATTTATCCGCTGACGACGATGCCCAGAAATCAAAGGGGAAGCTTAAAAAGAAACGGCGTAAGGTTCCTGAGAAAGG ACTTAAAATAGTAGACGATGACATAGACTGGAAACAGATGGTCAAAGAGGAGACGGAGATTGAAGAGGACGAAGAGGAAGCTCCAGTG ATTGCTGAGGTGATTGATGATCGACCAGATGAGGTGAAACAGCTGGAAGTTTTCAGAACCAGCAACAGATGGAAAGTGATTGGAG CTGATGAAGATAAAGACACAAGCAGGAGTTACCATGACTCGCCAGAGCTGTCATCAAAGAGAAGGGGACACGATTCCCCTGTCAAAAAGACCGGACATGACTCTCCAGACACGCCCCCTCCCAGGAGAGGTCGCCACGACTCTCCAGACACGTCCCCTCCCAGGAGAGGTCGCCACGACTCTCCAGACACGTCCCCTCCCAGGAGAGGTCGCCACGACTCTCCAGACACGTCCCCTCCCAGGAGAGGTCGCCATGATTCTCCTTACAGATCCCCTCCAAGAAAAGGTCGCCATGACTCACCAGACTTTTCACCTCCGCGGCAACATCCAGGGAAATCAGGGAAGGTGCAAAGTAAAG ATTCATCCCCCACCAGAAGAAAGCCCAGCTCATCCTTGTCAAGTAAAAAACGTTCACCTGATCCTCATCGGTCACCACTTGCAAAGAGGGCTCAGAACAGGCATGATTCAGACTCTGACCAGTCACCTCCACGAAAAAAGCCACTAAAGGGCGAAGCCTCAGACTCTGACCAGTCTCCTCCAAGGAGGCACTCAAAAACAAGACGAGGGTCTgattctgaccagtctccacCCAGGAGGCGGCTGCAGAGGGGAAAAGACTCAGATGACGATCTGTCACCACCTGGTAGACCTGGCCAGTCACAG ggcCACAGGATGCTTTCTGGTGGGAAGGCAGGTCTGGTTTCTGTAGATATTTTAaggaaagagcaggaggagaaccGACGCAGAGAAAGAAATAACCAGCCACTAGAAG ATCAATCCCGCAATGCCCAGAccatcttcagagacaagagcGGTAAAAGGAGGGATTTAGAATcggagagagaagaacagaagaggaaagctggagaaaaagcagcaaaagatGAGAAATATGCTCAGTGGGGGAAAGG GTTGACCCAGGGCCAGATGCATAAGCAGAAACTTGAAGATGCACTGCATGAAGCCCAGAAGCCACTGGCACGTCACTACGATGATGAGGATCTTGACCGTATGTTGAGAGAgcaggaaagggagggagatCCGATGGCTGCGATGCTCAGACGGAAAAAAGATCGCACGAAGACACAAG agaAGCCTCGGTACAAAGGCCCAGCACCACCTCCAAACCGGTTCAATATTCTACCAGGCTATCGCTGGGATGGAGTTGACAG GTCAAACGGTTTTGAACAGAAACGCTACACGCGGATAGCAGACAAAAAAGCTGGCCAGGAGGCAGCTTATAAATGGAGTGTGGAGGACATGTAA
- the nectin1a gene encoding nectin cell adhesion molecule 1a, giving the protein MDNTGFWIFLITTCVVPGINGQTVEMDDGKSGYVGSKVDLRCRFINSSPPVKISQVTWQKLVNGTKQNVAIANPSLGVSVAPPYRDRVTFKNAAVRRRTPTLEDTTITFSSLRLSDESTYICEYTTFPAGNRENTVNLTVYVRPTTQMSLSTPTLVARSSKLKTPVATCISANGKPPGTIRWETRVPGEVTTREYRNSDGTFTIQSDYILVPSREKHKETLTCVTTYNEEVFTDSVTLDIQYEPEVSVDGFDGNWYLNRENVQLSCQADANPAVSLYQWRLINGSVPSNAEIRDNVLTFKGPVTYDLQGTYVCDATNSIGTRSGSVEVSIIEKPLPQIATGDVISVIALLLAAGVLMGITITVLVLKLRSRKDSSSNGSPSRKLSQPIRKRPGDDIQHSGRFYEELPNTADYVSYRLACNKEDYPEPYSPPINPPLSFLPQHPYHSSQPTTATSSSSSSSSTTTTSKNTFSPPSHTTAIFKYPSVPGLSSPPPGVAAYTFPKEQYV; this is encoded by the exons ATGGACAACACTGGATTTTGGATATTCCTGATAACAACCTGCGTTGTTCCAG GAATAAATGGTCAGACTGTGGAAATGGATGATGGGAAGTCGGGGTATGTTGGCTCAAAGGTGGATCTCCGCTGCCGGTTCATCAACAGCTCCCCGCCCGTCAAAATCTCCCAG GTAACATGGCAGAAACTGGTGAACGGCACCAAGCAGAATGTGGCGATCGCCAACCCCTCCCTGGGTGTGTCCGTGGCCCCACCCTACAGGGACCGTGTCACCTTCAAGAACGCGGCAGTGAGGCGACGAACTCCGACCCTTGAGGACACCACCATCACCTTCTCCTCGCTCCGCCTCTCTGACGAGTCCACCTACATCTGTGAATACACCACGTTCCCCGCAGGGAACCGAGAGAACACCGTTAACCTCACTGTCTACG TTCGCCCAACAACTCAGATGAGTCTGTCCACACCGACACTGGTGGCTCGTTCGTCCAAACTGAAAACACCGGTGGCCACCTGCATCTCTGCCAATGGAAAACCACCTGGTACCATCAG GTGGGAGACGAGGGTGCCGGGGGAAGTGACCACTCGAGAGTACAGAAACTCAGACGGGACTTTCACTATTCAAAGTGACTACATTTTGGTGcccagcagagaaaaacacaaggagaCGCTCACCTGTGTAACCACCTACAACGAGGAGGTCTTCACGGACAGTGTCACCCTCGATATTCAGT ATGAGCCAGAGGTTTCAGTGGACGGGTTTGATGGAAACTGGTATCTGAATCGAGAGAACGTCCAGCTGAGCTGCCAGGCTGATGCCAACCCAGCCGTCTCTCTGTATCAGTGGAGACT GATTAATGGCTCTGTACCGAGCAATGCTGAGATCCGAGACAACGTCCTTACCTTTAAAGGACCGGTCACATATGACCTGCAGGGTACCTATGTGTGTGATGCAACCAACAGCATCGGGACACGATCGGGCTCTGTGGAGGTCAGCATTATAG AAAAGCCACTGCCGCAGATCGCAACAGGTGATGTCATCAGTGTAATCGCCTTGTTACTGGCTGCTGGAGTGCTCATGGGCATTACTATCACGGTGCTGGTGCTCAAATTAAGAAGTAGGAAAGACAGCTCCTC AAATGGTTCCCCGTCCAGAAAACTGTCCCAGCCGATAAGGAAAAGACCAGGAGATGATATCCAG CATTCAGGACGGTTTTATGAAGAGCTTCCAAACACAGCGGACTATGTGAGCTACAGACTGGCCTGTAACAAGGAGGACTACCCAGAGCCCTACTCCCCTCCCATCAAccctcctctctcatttctGCCCCAGCACCCCTACCACTCCTCACAACCAACCACtgcaaccagcagcagcagcagcagcagcagcaccaccaccacgtCAAAAAacaccttctctcctccttcacaCACCACGGCCATCTTTAAATACCCTTCAGTACCGGGCCTGTCTTCTCCTCCCCCAGGAGTGGCAGCGTACACTTTTCCCAAAGAGCAGTATGTCTGA